A single window of Nicotiana tomentosiformis chromosome 1, ASM39032v3, whole genome shotgun sequence DNA harbors:
- the LOC104097925 gene encoding DEK domain-containing chromatin-associated protein 4, with translation MEKESGTTKKKTTWSTWEELLLAFAVKRHGLKDWESVAMELQSRSSLPALLTAQICKDKYRDLRRRFINNNNSYDDEKINDGFDDGDVTIPWIEELRQLRVAELKQEVQRYDLSIQSLQLKVKKMEEEREQSLKDESLDDGQKPDLEDVKEERSQNDNNSGADAKPEESTGKAGSSEESDRENRSFNESNSTENRDIGVKNEPEPVETGEFRPVQEVKPVSEEDSYNGSSSDRQEEKKISRESGESKEETKENSDVQSTATLTKKRWQRGGRSGGDAVEAGSPAVGLNKGQGAAKSEPLIEFLDIIRSHKRGSMFKRRLDSQKTDKYKSMIRQHVDLETVQARIDDGSYCSCPSKFYLDLLLIFNNAIVYFPKSSPESTAANELRGIVMEELKKNRTQPKDPSPGPEPLRIQPKPELERSDSLLAKHKSTAPIVVCRKRSSISAKAAASGTNKPEKQAEIKPPLNPKPPIKTSSNEEESSIKLGMKEKPVTGVRSMRRSNKGRPNNNASQSNNNQTTNTKQTNTNADKKEEAKMEKKKEEAKKRGAAADFLKRIKKNSPTKGTLMEALKNPTEDVVVKGNKREHQKKKVDERRETPVRRSGGSGGGGGKEEGSPSKRSVGRPPKRGGKETVQEKRGRENSEKDDSSIRPKKRSRR, from the exons ATGGAAAAAGAGTCGGGCACAACGAAAAAGAAGACGACATGGAGTACATGGGAGGAACTTTTGTTAGCGTTTGCAGTGAAAAGGCATGGTCTCAAGGATTGGGAATCTGTCGCCATGGAACTCCAAAGCCGTAGCTCTTTACCCGCCCTATTGACCGCTCAAATTTGTAAAGATAAATACCGTGACCTCCGCCGCCGCttcatcaataacaacaacagTTATGATGATGAAAAAATCAACGACGGTTTTGACGACGGAGATGTAACGATTCCTTGGATAGAAGAGTTGAGACAACTCCGTGTTGCTGAGCTTAAACAAGAGGTCCAACGCTACGATCTTTCGATCCA GTCGTTGCAGTTGAAAGTGAAGAAGATGGAGGAAGAGAGAGAGCAGAGCTTGAAGGACGAGAGTTTAGACGATGGCCAGAAACCAGATCTGGAGGATGTAAAGGAAGAGAGATCGCAAAACGACAATAACAGCGGTGCCGATGCCAAACCGGAGGAGTCCACCGGAAAGGCTGGGTCCAGCGAGGAGTCAGACCGCGAAAACCGGTCATTCAACGAGTCTAATTCGACGGAGAACAGAGATATCGGTGTAAAAAACGAACCGGAACCGGTCGAGACGGGTGAATTTAGACCGGTTCAGGAAGTTAAACCGGTAAGTGAAGAGGACTCGTATAACGGTAGTAGTTCAGATAGACAGGAGGAAAAGAAAATCAGTCGCGAGTCGGGCGAGTCGAAGGAAGAGACTAAGGAAAACAGTGACGTGCAGAGCACCGCGACTTTAACGAAGAAAAGGTGGCAGCGCGGTGGTAGAAGCGGCGGAGATGCGGTGGAGGCGGGTTCTCCCGCCGTCGGACTTAATAAAGGGCAAGGTGCGGCGAAATCAGAGCCGCTAATTGAGTTTTTAGATATTATCAGGTCGCATAAGCGCGGCTCTATGTTCAAGCGCCGGCTGGATAGCCAG AAAACGGACAAGTACAAGAGTATGATCCGACAGCATGTGGATCTTGAAACGGTTCAAGCCCGGATAGATGACGGGTCCTATTGCTCTTGCCCCTCCAAATTCTACTTGGACCTCCTACTCATCTTCAACAATGCCATTGTCTACTTCCCTAAGTCATCCCCAGAGTCAACTGCAGCTAATGAACTCCGTGGCATTGTCATGGAAGAATTAAAGAAGAACAGAACCCAACCAAAGGATCCATCACCGGGACCCGAACCCTTAAGGATCCAACCCAAGCCCGAATTGGAGAGATCGGATTCTTTGCTTGCAAAACACAAGTCTACAGCTCCTATAGTAGTCTGCCGCAAGAGAAGCTCCATTTCAGCTAAAGCAGCAGCTTCTGGTACCAACAAGCCAGAAAAACAAGCTGAAATTAAACCTCCTCTGAATCCAAAGCCACCCATAAAGACTTCTTCAAATGAAGAAGAAAGTTCAATCAAGTTGGGGATGAAAGAAAAGCCTGTGACGGGGGTAAGAAGTATGAGGAGGAGCAATAAAGGCCGTCCAAACAATAATGCTTCACAAtccaacaacaaccaaaccacgAATACTAAGCAAACCAATACCAACGCGGACAAAAAGGAAGAAGCGAAAAtggagaagaagaaagaagaagctAAAAAACGAGGAGCTGCAGCGGATTTCTTGAAgagaattaaaaagaattccccgACGAAAGGAACATTGATGGAGGCACTGAAGAACCCTACAGAGGATGTTGTTGTTAAAGGTAATAAAAGAGAGCATCAAAAGAAAAAAGTTGATGAACGGAGAGAAACTCCGGTGAGGCGAAGCGGTGGCAGTGGCGGAGGCGGAGGCAAAGAGGAAGGTAGTCCGTCGAAGAGGAGTGTAGGTCGACCGCCAAAGAGAGGTGGGAAAGAAACTGTGCAGGAAAAGCGGGGAAGGGAAAATAGTGAAAAGGATGATTCTTCAATACGGCCGAAGAAACGGTCAAGGAGGTAA